In Methanobacterium paludis, the following proteins share a genomic window:
- a CDS encoding 50S ribosomal protein L19e codes for MNLTTQKRLAADILKIGVNRVWIDPESVEEVSRAITRESVKQLIDSGAIKAKPKKGISSYRSKKIAEQKKKGRRKGRGSIKGAKGARNPKKQAWMTTIRSLRTELKDMRENRDINKTTYRKLYRMAKGGAFRSKSYMKTYARDHDLLR; via the coding sequence ATGAATCTTACTACTCAAAAGAGATTAGCTGCAGACATACTCAAAATCGGAGTAAACAGGGTTTGGATAGATCCTGAGAGTGTGGAAGAAGTATCAAGGGCTATAACTCGAGAAAGTGTAAAACAGCTCATAGACAGTGGAGCTATAAAAGCAAAACCTAAAAAAGGTATAAGCAGCTACAGATCAAAGAAAATAGCGGAACAAAAGAAGAAAGGAAGAAGGAAAGGTAGAGGTAGTATAAAAGGAGCTAAAGGGGCTCGAAATCCAAAGAAACAAGCTTGGATGACTACCATCAGGTCTTTAAGAACAGAATTAAAAGATATGCGAGAGAACAGGGACATAAATAAAACCACCTACAGGAAGCTGTACAGAATGGCTAAAGGTGGTGCCTTCAGAAGCAAATCTTACATGAAGACCTATGCAAGGGATCATGACTTGCTCAGATAG
- a CDS encoding 50S ribosomal protein L18: MAQGSRYKLAFKRRRDGKTDYKARSKLVGLDKSRLVVRITNNHTIVQIINVTQDGDETVVSAHTNELKKQGWLGSGKNTSAAYLTGFLCGKKALEAGVDEAVLDIGLKSSTKGARVFAALKGAVDSGLYVPHGDAILPADERIRGEHVAAYAESLSDEEVKQRFSKYIKNGLSPKDLPNHFETIKQKIEEGVS; this comes from the coding sequence TTGGCACAAGGATCAAGATATAAACTGGCATTTAAAAGAAGAAGAGACGGAAAAACCGATTACAAAGCCAGATCAAAACTTGTCGGTTTAGATAAATCAAGACTTGTTGTGAGGATCACAAACAATCACACAATAGTGCAGATCATAAACGTTACACAGGATGGGGATGAAACAGTAGTTTCAGCACATACCAATGAACTTAAAAAACAAGGATGGCTTGGAAGCGGTAAGAACACTTCCGCAGCTTATTTAACTGGATTCCTCTGTGGTAAAAAAGCACTGGAAGCAGGAGTAGACGAAGCTGTGCTTGACATTGGCTTAAAATCCTCAACAAAAGGTGCAAGAGTATTTGCAGCACTTAAAGGGGCAGTTGATTCGGGACTTTACGTTCCACACGGTGACGCGATTTTACCTGCAGATGAAAGAATAAGGGGTGAACACGTTGCAGCATACGCTGAATCCCTGAGTGACGAAGAAGTTAAACAAAGGTTTTCAAAGTACATCAAAAACGGTTTATCTCCAAAAGACCTCCCTAATCACTTTGAAACCATAAAACAAAAGATTGAGGAAGGGGTATCATAA
- the cmk gene encoding (d)CMP kinase — protein MIITIGGLAGSGTTTASKILSEKLSIPYISAGDIFRQMAAENDMDILEFGKFAEGNDEIDLEIDRRQAKIAEKSENIIVEGRLSAYFVEADLKIWFVAPLDVRTERICQRENKSIDVVKKEIITRGESEAKRYREIHGIDIGNMEVYDVVINSHSFQPEGIADIILKVTEVISCQQ, from the coding sequence ATGATCATAACCATCGGTGGATTGGCAGGAAGCGGCACTACAACCGCATCAAAGATCCTGTCAGAAAAGCTGAGTATCCCCTACATATCTGCAGGTGACATCTTTCGTCAGATGGCTGCTGAAAACGATATGGATATTCTGGAGTTCGGTAAATTCGCTGAAGGTAATGATGAAATAGACCTTGAAATAGACAGAAGACAGGCCAAAATAGCAGAAAAAAGCGAAAATATAATCGTTGAAGGAAGACTTTCCGCATACTTTGTGGAAGCTGACCTTAAGATATGGTTTGTAGCACCATTGGACGTTCGAACAGAACGTATATGCCAGAGGGAAAATAAATCCATTGACGTTGTTAAAAAAGAAATAATTACAAGAGGAGAAAGCGAAGCCAAAAGGTACCGTGAAATACACGGCATCGACATTGGAAACATGGAAGTATATGACGTTGTTATAAACAGTCACAGTTTCCAACCTGAAGGCATAGCTGACATTATCTTAAAAGTAACTGAGGTGATTTCATGCCAGCAATAG
- a CDS encoding 50S ribosomal protein L6 — translation MAQLAILREEIPIPEGIDVTIADEVTVKGSKGQLSRKFNHKSVVITKEDGNVVLEVKFPKKKDKAMLGTIKSHITNMIVGLTEGFTYHMKIVYAHFPMTVKAAGNKVTIENFLGERHPRSAKILGDAKVQVKGDEVTVTGISKEDVGQTMANLEQATKIRGRDPRVFQDGIYLVGKE, via the coding sequence ATGGCTCAATTAGCAATTCTAAGGGAAGAAATACCTATCCCGGAAGGAATAGATGTCACCATAGCAGATGAGGTGACTGTTAAAGGATCAAAGGGACAGTTATCCAGAAAATTCAACCACAAAAGTGTTGTCATAACAAAAGAAGATGGCAACGTTGTGCTTGAAGTTAAATTCCCTAAAAAGAAAGATAAAGCAATGTTAGGAACCATAAAATCCCACATAACTAATATGATCGTAGGATTGACAGAAGGTTTTACCTACCATATGAAAATAGTTTACGCTCACTTCCCTATGACTGTGAAAGCTGCTGGAAATAAAGTTACAATAGAAAATTTCCTCGGTGAAAGACACCCAAGATCAGCAAAAATCTTAGGGGATGCGAAAGTCCAAGTTAAGGGTGATGAAGTGACAGTAACTGGAATAAGTAAGGAAGATGTCGGACAGACCATGGCAAACCTAGAACAGGCTACAAAAATAAGGGGAAGAGACCCGAGGGTTTTCCAGGATGGAATATACCTTGTAGGTAAGGAATAA
- a CDS encoding 30S ribosomal protein S8, giving the protein MTLMDPLANALTNMRNNEAQGNKRCKISPASKMIGHVLRTMQKEGYIGEFEFVDDEKAGQFIVELEGNINKCGVIKPRHAVKKDEFEKFEKRYLPSKNFGIMIVTTPEGVMTHREAKEKGIGGRLLVYVY; this is encoded by the coding sequence GTGACTCTTATGGATCCTCTCGCAAACGCTCTTACAAACATGAGGAACAATGAGGCACAGGGAAACAAGAGATGCAAAATCTCCCCTGCTTCCAAAATGATCGGTCATGTTTTAAGGACAATGCAAAAAGAAGGATATATCGGTGAATTTGAATTTGTTGACGATGAGAAGGCAGGGCAGTTCATCGTTGAACTCGAAGGAAACATCAACAAATGCGGCGTAATAAAGCCAAGACACGCTGTCAAAAAAGACGAATTTGAAAAATTTGAGAAGAGATACTTACCATCCAAAAACTTTGGAATAATGATAGTAACAACCCCTGAAGGTGTAATGACCCACAGGGAAGCCAAAGAAAAAGGAATCGGTGGTAGACTCCTTGTATACGTTTACTAA
- a CDS encoding 50S ribosomal protein L34e: MPELRYRSRSYKRTFIKTPGGKTVLHYKKKMPSKHICAECGKQLHSVPRGRPYQIRKLSKSKKRPNRPYGGYLCSECARKLFKKEARS; encoded by the coding sequence ATGCCTGAATTAAGATACAGATCTAGATCATACAAAAGAACATTCATAAAAACCCCTGGAGGAAAAACAGTACTCCACTACAAGAAGAAAATGCCCTCAAAACACATTTGTGCAGAATGTGGCAAACAACTTCACTCAGTACCAAGGGGAAGACCATACCAGATAAGAAAACTTTCAAAATCAAAGAAAAGACCTAACAGGCCATACGGCGGATATCTCTGTTCAGAGTGTGCCCGTAAACTCTTCAAGAAAGAGGCAAGGTCCTGA
- the rpsE gene encoding 30S ribosomal protein S5 encodes MNNYDKEEWEPKTELGHMVKEGKITDIDEIFDKGLPIMELGIVNTLLPDLEEEVMDVNLVQRMHKSGRKVNFRVIVAVGNKNGYVGLGQGKAKEVGPAIRKAVDNAKYNIIKVRRGCGDWGCVCGREHTVPFKVEGKIGSVRVTLIPAPGGVGLAIGNVGKTILGLAGIDDVWSQTMGQTQTTINFAGAVFEALKQLSMVKATKKDLKNLGVTI; translated from the coding sequence ATGAATAACTACGATAAAGAGGAATGGGAACCCAAGACCGAACTTGGTCATATGGTGAAGGAAGGCAAAATAACAGATATTGATGAGATATTTGATAAAGGCCTCCCAATAATGGAACTCGGCATAGTAAACACACTGCTTCCAGACCTTGAGGAAGAGGTCATGGATGTTAACCTTGTTCAGAGGATGCATAAATCTGGTCGTAAAGTCAACTTCAGAGTAATTGTTGCAGTTGGTAACAAAAACGGCTATGTTGGACTCGGACAGGGAAAAGCTAAAGAGGTAGGCCCTGCAATAAGAAAAGCAGTTGACAACGCCAAATATAATATCATCAAAGTTAGAAGAGGCTGCGGTGATTGGGGTTGTGTCTGTGGAAGGGAACACACAGTACCATTTAAAGTTGAAGGAAAAATAGGCAGCGTTCGTGTAACCCTCATACCTGCTCCAGGTGGAGTTGGACTTGCAATAGGAAACGTTGGAAAAACCATCCTAGGACTTGCAGGTATAGATGATGTATGGTCCCAGACAATGGGCCAGACCCAGACAACCATAAACTTTGCTGGTGCAGTTTTCGAAGCATTAAAACAGCTAAGCATGGTAAAAGCAACCAAAAAAGATCTCAAAAACCTCGGAGTAACAATATAA
- a CDS encoding 30S ribosomal protein S14, which translates to MPRKYGKASRKCSRCGDHSALVRRYNLMLCRQCFREIASRIGFKKYN; encoded by the coding sequence TTGCCAAGAAAATACGGAAAAGCATCAAGAAAATGTAGTAGATGTGGGGATCACTCTGCACTTGTGAGAAGATACAATCTTATGCTTTGCAGACAATGTTTCAGGGAAATTGCATCCCGAATAGGATTTAAAAAATATAACTAA
- a CDS encoding EMC3/TMCO1 family protein yields the protein MFEIIYQALDAVFGPLIYMDPNPNNPIFAIFIIATIVAFIITLANKLLVDQDRLHFLQQEMKGFQQEAMQAQKSGDPKRMADMQKKQMEMMGQQKEMMFMSFKPMIVTFIPIILVFYWMAQEPHITHLVLNLPTFAYYILLVPLFHMFYHPNPGTPLMSIGWLGWYILVSFAMSLVFRKYLGLKGAM from the coding sequence ATGTTTGAAATAATATATCAAGCTTTAGACGCTGTATTCGGCCCGCTTATCTACATGGATCCAAATCCGAACAATCCAATCTTTGCGATATTCATTATCGCCACCATAGTTGCCTTCATCATCACCCTTGCAAACAAACTTCTGGTCGACCAAGACCGGCTGCATTTTTTGCAACAGGAAATGAAAGGCTTCCAGCAGGAAGCTATGCAGGCTCAAAAATCAGGTGACCCAAAACGCATGGCAGATATGCAAAAAAAACAGATGGAAATGATGGGTCAGCAGAAGGAAATGATGTTCATGTCCTTCAAACCAATGATAGTGACATTCATTCCAATCATCCTGGTATTCTACTGGATGGCACAGGAACCACATATAACCCATCTTGTCCTAAATTTACCCACATTTGCATATTACATACTTCTGGTTCCACTTTTCCATATGTTCTACCATCCAAATCCTGGAACTCCTTTGATGTCTATAGGATGGTTAGGATGGTACATTCTCGTGTCATTTGCAATGTCATTAGTATTCAGGAAATACCTGGGACTTAAAGGAGCAATGTAA
- a CDS encoding 50S ribosomal protein L14e, with translation MPAIEVGRVCVKIAGREAGEKCVIVEIIDEKFVEVVGPSIKNRKCNIMHLEPVDQKIEIKSEDVEEIKKQVEAALA, from the coding sequence ATGCCAGCAATAGAAGTAGGAAGAGTATGTGTTAAAATAGCAGGAAGAGAAGCAGGCGAAAAATGTGTTATCGTTGAGATCATAGATGAAAAATTTGTTGAAGTCGTTGGTCCATCAATCAAAAACAGAAAATGTAACATAATGCATCTTGAACCTGTTGATCAGAAAATCGAGATAAAATCAGAAGATGTTGAAGAAATAAAAAAACAAGTTGAAGCAGCTCTTGCTTAA
- a CDS encoding 30S ribosomal protein S4: MGHPRKARKQYDTPSHPWNADRIKEENKLVQKYGLKNKKEIWKASTTVKRYRRDARYLLGTSTEEQGIQGINSEGNQLLGHLITLGILAESAKLEDILDLTVEDVLRRRLQTMVHKTGLSHTAKEARVFIVHGHIALNGKKINAPGYMVRKAEEELLGFYPGSAVEKQHKEEAQAREKAAEKTE, from the coding sequence ATGGGACATCCAAGAAAAGCGAGGAAGCAATACGATACACCATCACATCCCTGGAATGCAGATCGTATAAAAGAGGAAAATAAACTCGTCCAGAAATATGGGCTTAAAAACAAAAAAGAAATTTGGAAAGCATCAACCACTGTTAAAAGGTACCGAAGAGATGCAAGATACCTTTTGGGTACATCAACAGAAGAGCAGGGTATACAGGGTATAAATTCAGAGGGTAATCAACTTTTAGGTCACCTCATAACACTCGGAATACTAGCTGAATCTGCAAAACTTGAGGACATACTCGATCTTACAGTTGAGGACGTACTTCGCAGAAGACTGCAGACCATGGTGCACAAAACAGGACTTTCCCACACAGCAAAAGAGGCCAGAGTATTCATAGTTCACGGTCATATAGCTTTAAATGGTAAAAAGATAAACGCACCAGGATACATGGTCCGTAAAGCTGAAGAAGAACTTTTAGGATTTTATCCAGGTTCCGCTGTGGAAAAACAGCATAAAGAAGAAGCCCAAGCACGGGAAAAAGCTGCAGAAAAGACAGAATAA
- a CDS encoding adenylate kinase, protein MKLVVVAGIPGSGSTTVLTKALEDLDYLHINYGDVMLEIAKKDGLVDDRDAMRKLAPQVQKEIQKNAAKSIKERSKQSNIIVDTHCTIKTPKGFLPGLPKWVLDELQPDMFVLLEADGDEILMRRIKDTTRIRDMEKLMDIKLHQEMNRAASMAYAVLTGATVNIIKNHDNKLEESVEEMINTLK, encoded by the coding sequence ATGAAATTAGTCGTAGTTGCAGGAATTCCAGGATCTGGAAGCACAACAGTATTAACAAAAGCATTAGAAGATCTTGACTATCTACACATAAACTACGGAGATGTTATGCTTGAAATAGCCAAGAAGGATGGTCTTGTGGATGATAGGGATGCAATGAGGAAACTCGCACCCCAAGTCCAGAAGGAAATCCAGAAAAATGCTGCAAAAAGTATAAAAGAAAGATCAAAGCAAAGTAACATAATCGTTGACACGCACTGCACCATAAAAACACCAAAAGGATTTTTGCCAGGACTTCCAAAGTGGGTACTTGACGAACTCCAACCTGACATGTTTGTGCTTTTAGAAGCAGACGGCGACGAGATATTAATGAGAAGAATAAAGGACACAACACGTATAAGGGATATGGAAAAATTAATGGACATAAAACTCCATCAAGAGATGAATAGGGCTGCTTCAATGGCATATGCGGTGCTTACGGGTGCTACAGTTAATATCATAAAAAATCATGATAATAAACTGGAAGAATCAGTTGAAGAGATGATAAATACCTTGAAATGA
- the secY gene encoding preprotein translocase subunit SecY, with protein MSLLKETLQPIFSLIPQVRSPTYRVPFKEKLKWTGVILILYFLLTVVPLFGLSSTAVDTFSQLRAVMAGNFGSIVTLGIGPIVSASIILQLLVGGKILNLDLSKPEDKAFFQGTQKLLAIIFTLFEAGVLVLTGALAPASTDMTWILILQITIGGILIIFLDEVVSKWGFGSGVGLFIAAGVSQEIIVGSLNPLSSATSPGVPAGAIPHFLYSLTTGQPNFDLLIPVFAVIVVFLIVVYAESMRVEIPLSYGGVKGARGKYPLKFIYASNMPVILTSALLLNVQLFANVFQKIGHPILGTISNGQAVNGLAYLLTPPTSYSIIFTDPLKVLFYGVIFIASCILFAVLWVELSGIGPKQVSKQLHGMGMQIPGFRSSRAQFEKILKKYIPAITVLGGAFVGLLAFGADLTGALGGGTGVLLTVGIVYRLYEEIAQEQLMDMHPMLRKFLGD; from the coding sequence ATTTCATTGTTGAAAGAAACGCTGCAACCAATTTTTTCATTAATTCCCCAGGTTAGATCTCCAACTTACAGGGTACCCTTTAAGGAGAAGCTTAAGTGGACTGGAGTAATCCTGATATTATACTTCTTACTAACGGTGGTACCCCTTTTTGGGCTAAGTTCCACTGCTGTTGACACATTTTCACAGTTAAGAGCTGTGATGGCCGGTAACTTTGGTTCTATTGTTACTTTAGGTATTGGACCCATAGTTTCAGCTTCAATTATTCTACAGCTTCTTGTTGGAGGTAAGATACTAAATCTTGACCTTTCAAAACCAGAAGATAAAGCATTTTTCCAGGGAACTCAAAAACTCCTTGCAATAATATTCACTTTGTTTGAGGCAGGTGTACTTGTACTAACCGGCGCACTTGCCCCGGCATCAACAGATATGACGTGGATACTCATACTTCAGATAACCATCGGTGGGATACTCATAATATTCCTTGATGAAGTGGTATCAAAATGGGGATTCGGAAGTGGTGTAGGATTATTCATTGCGGCAGGAGTGTCTCAAGAAATAATTGTTGGATCATTAAATCCATTATCTTCAGCAACGTCTCCCGGAGTTCCTGCAGGAGCAATCCCTCATTTTCTATACAGCCTCACAACTGGACAGCCAAACTTCGATCTTCTGATCCCAGTTTTTGCAGTTATCGTTGTCTTTTTGATAGTTGTATACGCGGAAAGTATGCGTGTGGAAATACCTCTCTCATATGGAGGAGTTAAGGGTGCAAGAGGAAAATATCCTTTGAAATTTATATATGCAAGTAACATGCCAGTTATACTTACAAGCGCACTTCTTTTGAACGTGCAGCTTTTCGCAAACGTGTTCCAAAAAATTGGACACCCAATACTTGGAACGATATCCAACGGTCAGGCTGTAAACGGACTCGCATATTTATTAACACCACCCACAAGTTACTCCATAATATTTACAGATCCATTAAAGGTGCTGTTCTATGGTGTGATTTTCATAGCATCTTGTATACTATTTGCAGTCCTGTGGGTTGAACTGAGTGGAATAGGACCTAAACAGGTTTCAAAACAACTCCATGGGATGGGAATGCAGATCCCAGGGTTCAGGAGCAGCAGGGCACAATTTGAAAAGATACTTAAAAAGTACATACCTGCCATAACAGTACTTGGAGGTGCTTTTGTGGGTCTTCTGGCCTTTGGAGCAGACCTCACAGGTGCATTAGGTGGAGGTACAGGTGTTTTACTTACAGTTGGTATTGTGTACAGATTATATGAAGAAATAGCTCAAGAACAGTTAATGGACATGCATCCAATGTTAAGGAAGTTTTTAGGTGATTAA
- a CDS encoding uL15m family ribosomal protein yields the protein MIRKTRKIRKLRGSRTVAKGCSKKNRGAGNKGGKGLAGGHKHHWTWMVKFDPNHFGKYGFKRPQGSVFKFNPINLDYLDEKSEELVEKGLATKENDKVVINITDLGYNKVLGKGKLTKSLIIKSPKFSETAARKIEEAGGEAVTL from the coding sequence ATGATAAGAAAAACAAGGAAGATAAGAAAGTTACGAGGCTCAAGAACAGTCGCTAAAGGTTGTTCCAAGAAAAATAGGGGAGCTGGTAACAAAGGTGGAAAAGGGTTAGCTGGAGGTCACAAACACCACTGGACCTGGATGGTTAAATTCGATCCAAACCACTTTGGAAAATATGGTTTCAAAAGGCCACAAGGAAGTGTCTTCAAATTCAACCCTATAAATCTGGACTATCTGGATGAAAAGTCGGAAGAACTTGTTGAAAAGGGTTTAGCAACTAAAGAAAACGATAAAGTTGTTATAAACATAACTGACCTCGGATACAACAAAGTACTTGGAAAAGGAAAGTTAACAAAATCATTAATTATCAAATCCCCCAAATTTTCCGAGACAGCTGCTCGAAAGATTGAAGAAGCTGGAGGAGAAGCAGTAACCCTTTAA
- a CDS encoding 50S ribosomal protein L32e, whose product MKKPTKPKFKRQEYFRYKKLGDKYRKPKGKTSKRRRYEARKPAMASIGYGSPKTMRGLHPSGYQDILVRNMTDLEKLEPATQAGRISSTIGKRKKELMLEKAKELGIKILNKGL is encoded by the coding sequence ATGAAAAAACCAACAAAACCAAAGTTTAAAAGACAGGAATATTTCAGGTACAAAAAACTTGGGGACAAATACAGGAAGCCCAAAGGAAAAACAAGTAAGAGGAGACGGTACGAGGCAAGAAAACCTGCAATGGCCTCAATTGGTTACGGATCTCCAAAAACTATGAGGGGACTTCATCCTTCAGGATACCAGGATATACTTGTCCGTAACATGACAGATCTGGAAAAACTGGAACCAGCTACACAGGCTGGAAGGATCAGCTCCACAATTGGTAAAAGAAAAAAAGAATTAATGCTCGAGAAAGCAAAGGAACTTGGAATAAAAATTCTAAATAAAGGGCTTTAA
- a CDS encoding 30S ribosomal protein S13, which produces MEEEFKHMVRIARRDVDGNKTIENALADIKGVGRALSMAICKTAGFDAEQKIGFLSDAEVVRVEEAVKDPQKYNIPEWMLNRRNDYETGETVHLIESDLVMSLRDDLNRMKKIRSYKGKRHEVGLPVRGQRTKSTFRKGSSVGVRRRRGKPQQER; this is translated from the coding sequence ATGGAAGAGGAATTTAAACACATGGTTCGTATTGCCAGAAGAGATGTTGATGGTAATAAAACAATCGAGAACGCTCTTGCAGATATAAAAGGTGTTGGAAGAGCTTTATCAATGGCAATATGCAAAACTGCGGGTTTTGATGCAGAACAGAAAATCGGATTTTTATCAGATGCTGAAGTTGTAAGGGTTGAAGAAGCTGTTAAGGATCCACAAAAGTACAACATCCCTGAATGGATGTTGAACAGGCGTAACGATTACGAAACAGGCGAAACAGTCCATCTAATTGAATCTGATCTTGTGATGAGTCTGAGGGATGACCTAAACAGAATGAAGAAGATAAGAAGTTACAAAGGAAAAAGACACGAAGTCGGACTTCCAGTAAGAGGTCAGAGAACCAAATCTACATTCAGGAAAGGATCATCTGTTGGGGTTAGAAGAAGAAGAGGAAAACCACAACAAGAACGGTAA
- a CDS encoding RNA-guided pseudouridylation complex pseudouridine synthase subunit Cbf5, producing MADLLIKSEGETDPEYGSTPEERLIRDHISMGVVNLDKPMGPTSHEIDSWVKKILHVEKTGHGGTLDPRVTGVLPMGINQSTRVIQMLLGAPKEYVCLMRLHEMIDEADIRDILQEFTGKIFQLPPLKSAVKRELRVRRIYYVNILEIEGQDVLFRIGCEGGTYIRKYCHDIGEALGCGAHMAELRRTISGPFHDDETIKTLHDITDAYHAWVDDGDESQLRDCILPMESAVSHLPKIIIRDSAVDAICHGADLAAGGILSLSQDIDKKSTVAILTLKGELVAAGESVETAGVIHKSDKGIMVKTKKVFMQPETYPKMWK from the coding sequence ATGGCAGATCTTCTCATAAAATCTGAAGGTGAGACAGACCCAGAATATGGTTCTACTCCCGAAGAAAGACTCATAAGAGATCATATCTCAATGGGTGTTGTGAACCTGGATAAACCAATGGGTCCAACATCCCATGAAATTGACTCATGGGTTAAAAAGATCCTTCATGTGGAGAAGACAGGCCACGGTGGAACCCTTGACCCTCGTGTTACAGGAGTTCTACCTATGGGCATTAACCAATCCACAAGGGTTATACAGATGCTCCTTGGAGCTCCCAAAGAATACGTTTGTCTTATGCGTCTTCATGAGATGATCGACGAGGCAGATATACGGGATATTCTCCAGGAATTTACAGGAAAAATATTCCAGCTGCCACCTTTAAAATCTGCAGTGAAACGAGAACTGAGGGTTCGAAGAATATATTATGTTAACATTCTGGAAATAGAAGGTCAGGATGTTTTATTCAGAATTGGCTGTGAAGGAGGCACTTACATCCGGAAGTACTGCCATGATATTGGTGAAGCTCTGGGTTGTGGTGCACATATGGCTGAGCTTAGGAGAACCATTTCAGGACCTTTTCATGATGATGAAACAATTAAAACCCTTCATGACATAACTGATGCATATCATGCATGGGTAGATGATGGGGATGAATCACAACTTCGTGATTGCATACTTCCAATGGAAAGTGCAGTTTCCCATCTTCCAAAGATTATTATAAGGGACTCAGCTGTTGATGCCATCTGCCACGGTGCAGATCTTGCAGCAGGTGGAATACTATCACTTTCCCAAGACATAGATAAAAAAAGTACAGTTGCAATCTTAACACTTAAGGGTGAACTGGTTGCAGCCGGTGAAAGTGTGGAAACAGCAGGTGTGATCCACAAATCAGATAAAGGAATAATGGTAAAAACCAAAAAGGTTTTTATGCAACCTGAAACATACCCAAAGATGTGGAAGTAA
- the rpmD gene encoding 50S ribosomal protein L30, which produces MIAAIRIRGTTGINKDIADTLMMMRLNQINHAALIKENPSYTGMLQKAKDYITWGEIDAETLSQVIAKRGRLSGGKKVTDEYLKENTDFDSIEEFSKAVVDSKVTLDDAGIKPVFRLHPPRKGYEHTRTSFKEGGSLGYRGENIVELIMKMI; this is translated from the coding sequence ATGATAGCAGCAATAAGAATAAGGGGTACAACAGGAATAAATAAAGACATAGCAGATACCCTAATGATGATGAGACTTAACCAAATAAATCATGCAGCTCTCATTAAGGAAAACCCCAGTTACACAGGAATGCTTCAAAAAGCAAAAGATTACATAACCTGGGGCGAGATCGATGCTGAAACATTATCTCAAGTTATAGCAAAAAGGGGAAGGCTTTCTGGTGGTAAGAAAGTTACAGATGAATACCTAAAAGAAAACACTGATTTCGATTCAATTGAAGAATTTTCAAAGGCAGTCGTGGATTCCAAAGTAACTCTGGATGACGCTGGAATAAAACCTGTGTTCAGACTTCACCCCCCAAGAAAAGGCTATGAACATACCCGAACATCATTTAAAGAAGGCGGAAGCCTGGGATATAGAGGAGAAAATATAGTTGAGCTTATAATGAAAATGATCTAA
- a CDS encoding 50S ribosomal protein L5, translating to MNPMEQVKINKATVNIGVGAAGEELARAEKLLTNITGQKPVRTYSKVTNPEFGIRRGQPIACKVTLRKDKAVSTVKLILEGIDKKIKASQFDRQGNVSFGIHEHIDIPGMRYDPDIGIFGMDVAITFEKPGYRIRRRKIQNKKVPTKHQVKKEETMEFMKEKFQVILE from the coding sequence ATGAACCCAATGGAACAGGTGAAAATAAACAAGGCCACAGTTAACATAGGTGTTGGAGCTGCTGGTGAAGAACTTGCAAGGGCTGAGAAGCTTCTTACAAATATCACAGGTCAAAAACCTGTGCGTACCTACTCCAAAGTCACAAACCCCGAGTTTGGGATAAGGAGAGGACAGCCAATAGCCTGTAAAGTTACACTTAGGAAAGATAAAGCCGTAAGCACAGTTAAACTAATACTTGAAGGTATCGATAAGAAGATCAAAGCAAGTCAGTTTGACAGACAGGGTAATGTTTCATTCGGAATACACGAACATATAGACATCCCTGGAATGCGTTACGACCCAGATATTGGTATATTTGGAATGGATGTTGCTATAACCTTTGAAAAACCGGGTTATAGAATAAGAAGAAGAAAAATTCAGAACAAGAAAGTTCCAACCAAACACCAAGTCAAAAAGGAAGAAACCATGGAATTCATGAAGGAAAAATTCCAGGTTATTTTAGAATAG